TTGCGTAAATAGTCAGTCACTACTACACTATTGCGTAAGTTTGCTTAGTTTTGATAATTTGTTCAAGCCTATAGTTTTATCTCGCTCAAATTTGATGTCATGTTTCTATTGAATCTTGTGTTTAATAAAATAGAGATATGACGCTGAGTTTTACTTTGATACCCCTGAAAGTTATTAAGAAATCTCAAATAATTTCCTTTTTCAAGCCAAATTTGCTAGTTTGTTTAGGTATAAATAAGTAAAGCACAAACGAAACATGGAAATTAGCGCTCGTAATTCTCTCAAAGGTACTGTCAAGAAAGTTGTGCCTGGTACAGTTAATACTGAGGTAACTTTAGAAATTGCACCAGGAGTAGAGTTAGTGTCAATAATCACAAAATCATCAGCAGAAAAGCTGGGACTTGCAGAAGGCAAACAGGCTTATGCCGTTATTAAATCATCAGATGTCATAGTTGCTGTTGAGTAAAAAATAGGCAAGTTGCCTTTTCTTACAAGCGGCTCTATCTCTAATACCAAATTGTATTCATGTCCATAAAAAGACTTGCACAAAAAGGTAATTTAGGGGCAATTTATGAATTGCCCCTACATTGTGTACTTGATGCGTAATACCAATTCTGTATGAAGATGCACATAATAAGTCCCCCAACACATCGGGGGGTAAATATATGCAGCTTCACAAAGAAATGGTATAAGTCGTAGTTGTAATGAATTCTTGCTTTGTAAACTCTTAATTACGAAGTAAAAATTATCTGGACAAGAAAATATTCTTATAAATATTAATTAATTTAATTATCAACGATA
This Nostoc sp. KVJ3 DNA region includes the following protein-coding sequences:
- a CDS encoding TOBE domain-containing protein codes for the protein MEISARNSLKGTVKKVVPGTVNTEVTLEIAPGVELVSIITKSSAEKLGLAEGKQAYAVIKSSDVIVAVE